A single window of Sphingobium sp. SCG-1 DNA harbors:
- a CDS encoding efflux transporter outer membrane subunit: MKSLMSSMALLALSACAVGPNYRAPAPLPPAQANLGEAVGSPAIATEAVPQKWWRLFNDARLDALVEQALAYNTDVRVASANLRQARALLSQARAGRLPTGTASAQATEQRLAPLNGIPQAIEGEYYQLGYDASYEIDLFGRVSRSIEAGRADTAAAQAGLDAARVSIAAETARTYAQACGFGAQAATARETAALQRRTLELTQRLLSGGRNTQRDVDQAVLLVEQANAQLATAEAEQRAAVYALAVLTGQPPSNADKALFECTTLPTVAQAIPVGDGQALLARRPDVRQAERQLAADTARIGVATAALYPSISILGSATSSALSPKDLGTNRSFGFSVGPLISWNFPFFGAARARVRQNEAVAEGSLASFDKAVLTALQETEQALARLKGALDREAALTRGLAASNSAADIAERRFAAGADSFLQLLDAQRDRATARAQLASAQSDRASAQVALFKALGGGWEDAPEPVRVTQNQ; this comes from the coding sequence ATGAAGAGTTTGATGTCCTCAATGGCGCTGCTTGCTCTATCGGCCTGCGCAGTCGGGCCGAACTATCGTGCGCCCGCACCATTGCCGCCTGCGCAGGCGAATTTGGGCGAGGCCGTGGGTAGCCCCGCAATCGCGACCGAGGCGGTGCCGCAGAAATGGTGGCGGCTCTTTAATGACGCGCGGCTGGATGCGCTGGTCGAGCAAGCCCTTGCGTACAACACCGACGTGCGCGTGGCGTCTGCCAATCTGCGGCAGGCACGTGCGCTCCTGAGCCAGGCGCGGGCTGGCCGATTGCCTACTGGAACGGCAAGCGCCCAGGCAACGGAGCAGCGGCTCGCCCCGCTCAACGGCATTCCGCAGGCGATCGAGGGCGAATATTATCAACTGGGCTACGACGCATCGTATGAAATCGATCTGTTCGGGCGCGTGTCCCGATCTATAGAGGCAGGACGCGCGGATACGGCGGCGGCGCAGGCGGGGCTGGACGCAGCCCGTGTTTCCATCGCCGCCGAGACAGCGCGCACCTACGCGCAGGCCTGCGGCTTTGGCGCGCAGGCGGCGACGGCCCGGGAGACCGCCGCGTTGCAACGGCGCACGCTGGAACTGACGCAGCGGTTGTTATCTGGTGGACGCAACACGCAACGTGACGTTGACCAGGCCGTGCTGCTGGTCGAGCAGGCCAATGCACAGCTTGCCACGGCGGAGGCGGAGCAGCGGGCGGCTGTCTATGCCCTTGCCGTTCTAACTGGTCAGCCGCCGTCGAATGCGGACAAAGCCTTGTTCGAATGCACGACGTTGCCCACCGTTGCGCAAGCCATTCCGGTCGGCGATGGGCAGGCGCTTCTCGCGCGCCGTCCCGACGTTCGGCAAGCGGAGCGGCAGCTTGCGGCGGACACAGCGCGGATCGGCGTCGCCACGGCGGCGCTGTATCCATCGATCAGCATCTTGGGATCTGCCACATCCAGCGCTCTCAGCCCCAAGGATCTTGGAACAAACCGTTCCTTTGGTTTCTCCGTAGGGCCGTTGATAAGCTGGAATTTCCCCTTCTTTGGCGCGGCGCGCGCGCGTGTACGGCAGAACGAGGCAGTCGCGGAAGGATCGCTGGCGAGCTTCGACAAGGCTGTGTTGACGGCCTTACAGGAGACGGAGCAGGCCCTTGCGCGATTGAAGGGCGCGCTTGATCGCGAAGCGGCGCTGACGCGTGGCCTTGCAGCTAGCAACAGCGCGGCGGACATTGCCGAGCGACGCTTTGCAGCAGGAGCGGACAGCTTTCTGCAATTGCTAGATGCGCAGCGTGACCGCGCGACCGCGCGGGCGCAGCTGGCCTCAGCGCAAAGTGACCGTGCAAGCGCACAAGTCGCATTGTTCAAGGCACTGGGCGGCGGCTGGGAAGACGCGCCCGAACCCGTCAGGGTAACACAAAACCAGTAA
- the galE gene encoding UDP-glucose 4-epimerase GalE — translation MTDKPTVLVTGGAGYIGSHAVLALRDAGWPVAVIDNLVTGFRWAVPQDVHFTQGDIEDQPLVEALLRDQNVGAIMHFAGSVVVPESVSNPLKYYHNNTVKSRALIESAVRCSVPHFIFSSTAATYGTPEESPVREDAPQRPINPYGMSKLMTEAMLADIAAAHPMNYCALRYFNVAGADPRARTGQSTAGATHLIKVAVEAALGKRDHVGVFGTDFDTPDGTGVRDYIHVSDLAAAHVLALQALLDDPKASHRLNCGYGRGFSVLEVLDAVDRVTNIKIDRRFEDRRPGDPAALISDNRAILARFPWKPAYADLDQIVTHALAWERKLTEMQGN, via the coding sequence ATGACGGATAAGCCCACGGTTTTGGTGACAGGCGGGGCCGGCTACATCGGTAGCCATGCTGTCCTCGCGCTTCGCGACGCTGGTTGGCCGGTAGCGGTTATCGACAACCTGGTGACCGGATTTCGCTGGGCCGTTCCCCAGGACGTGCATTTCACACAGGGCGATATCGAGGATCAGCCGCTGGTCGAAGCATTGCTGCGTGACCAGAATGTCGGCGCGATTATGCACTTTGCCGGTTCGGTGGTCGTGCCAGAATCCGTCTCCAACCCGCTGAAATATTATCACAACAATACGGTGAAAAGCCGTGCGCTGATCGAAAGCGCCGTGCGTTGTTCAGTGCCGCATTTCATCTTTTCTTCCACTGCCGCGACCTACGGCACGCCCGAAGAAAGCCCGGTTCGGGAGGACGCTCCGCAGCGGCCGATCAATCCCTATGGCATGTCGAAGCTGATGACCGAAGCGATGCTGGCTGACATCGCGGCGGCGCATCCGATGAACTATTGCGCGTTGCGTTACTTCAACGTGGCAGGCGCGGACCCGCGCGCGCGGACGGGACAATCGACCGCTGGTGCAACGCACCTCATCAAGGTGGCGGTCGAAGCGGCTTTAGGGAAGCGCGATCATGTCGGCGTGTTCGGCACGGACTTCGACACGCCCGATGGCACGGGAGTTCGCGATTATATTCATGTATCGGATCTGGCGGCAGCGCATGTGCTGGCTTTGCAGGCTTTGCTCGATGATCCCAAGGCCAGCCATCGCCTCAATTGCGGTTATGGCCGGGGGTTCTCGGTCCTGGAAGTGCTGGACGCGGTGGACCGCGTGACGAACATAAAAATCGACCGCCGGTTCGAAGATCGCCGCCCTGGCGATCCGGCGGCTTTGATCTCCGACAATCGCGCTATTTTAGCGCGTTTCCCGTGGAAGCCTGCCTATGCCGATCTCGACCAGATCGTGACACATGCACTCGCATGGGAACGCAAGTTGACGGAGATGCAGGGGAACTAG
- a CDS encoding 3-hydroxyacyl-CoA dehydrogenase NAD-binding domain-containing protein yields MTTIQFDVDADGIATLTIDVPGQSMNVIGPDFITDLSSAIDRIGQEDAIKGAVICSGKASGFMGGMDLKNMESMLVPANGGAPDMAALFDKVFVLNGMFRRLETCGKPIACAIEGTCVGGGFELALACHRRIVADDAKVQLGLPEILVGLFPGGGGSQRLPRITGVQTALMYMLQGKLFRPQEALGLKVVDELVASGNTVSAAKTWLKANPAASVQPWDQKGYRFPGGAGGFNPAFVQTFIGATAMTMKQTQRNLNGPIALLSAVYEGATLPMDRAIRVESKYFAKVIADPQARNMVRTLFVNKQAAERGARRPEDVAKSPTRKLAMLGAGMMGAGVATVSAQAGIDVVLLDRDQAYAEKGKDHARAVLTKRLGKGMTPEKLEATLARITPTTDFAQLDGCDFVIEAVFEDTAIKAEVTKKVEAVLGADTIFGSNTSTLPISALAKAWSKPENFIGVHFFSPVEKMPLVEIIVGEKTGPDAIAKALDFVAQIKKTPIVVNDSRGFYTSRCFGTYVQEGAELLAEGVGAPLIENVGKQLGMPVGPLAVSDEVSIELGYKVMSAAKKELGDAYVHSAADDVMTKMVEMDRLGRKNGKGYYDYPEGGKKALWPGLSETFPLASVQPASEDVRTRLLYRQLIECARCFEEGVLETPEDGDIGAIFGWGFSPWTGGPFSHMDTVGIRKVVETLDALTAAHGQRFAPTAQLRDMAASGATFYPAAAQKAA; encoded by the coding sequence ATGACCACTATTCAATTCGACGTCGATGCGGACGGCATCGCTACCCTCACCATCGACGTTCCCGGCCAATCGATGAACGTCATCGGGCCTGACTTCATAACCGACCTGTCCTCCGCAATCGATCGCATCGGGCAAGAGGACGCCATCAAGGGTGCCGTGATCTGTTCGGGCAAGGCAAGCGGCTTCATGGGCGGCATGGACCTCAAGAACATGGAATCGATGCTGGTGCCTGCCAATGGTGGCGCGCCGGACATGGCCGCTCTGTTCGACAAGGTGTTCGTGCTGAACGGCATGTTCCGACGCCTGGAAACCTGCGGCAAGCCCATCGCTTGTGCGATCGAGGGCACCTGCGTCGGGGGCGGTTTCGAACTGGCGCTCGCCTGCCATCGCCGCATCGTCGCGGATGACGCGAAGGTGCAGCTTGGGCTGCCGGAGATTCTGGTCGGCCTGTTCCCCGGCGGCGGCGGCAGTCAGCGTTTGCCGCGCATCACTGGCGTGCAAACCGCGCTGATGTACATGCTGCAGGGCAAGCTGTTCCGCCCGCAGGAGGCTTTGGGCCTTAAGGTAGTGGACGAACTCGTCGCCTCTGGTAATACGGTGTCGGCCGCCAAAACCTGGTTGAAGGCCAATCCGGCCGCCAGTGTTCAGCCATGGGATCAGAAAGGTTACCGTTTTCCCGGGGGCGCTGGCGGCTTTAATCCTGCCTTCGTACAGACCTTCATCGGTGCGACTGCGATGACGATGAAGCAGACGCAACGGAACCTCAACGGGCCGATCGCGCTGCTCTCGGCAGTGTACGAGGGTGCGACGCTGCCGATGGACCGCGCGATTCGCGTCGAGAGCAAATATTTCGCCAAAGTGATTGCCGATCCGCAGGCGCGCAACATGGTCCGTACGCTATTCGTCAACAAGCAGGCGGCCGAGCGCGGCGCGCGGCGTCCCGAGGATGTCGCGAAGTCGCCCACCAGGAAGCTGGCGATGCTGGGCGCGGGCATGATGGGCGCTGGCGTTGCGACCGTCTCTGCGCAGGCAGGCATCGACGTGGTACTGCTCGATCGCGATCAGGCCTATGCCGAGAAAGGCAAGGACCATGCGCGCGCTGTGCTGACCAAGCGGTTGGGCAAGGGCATGACGCCAGAGAAGCTGGAAGCGACACTCGCGCGCATCACCCCGACCACGGATTTCGCGCAGCTTGACGGCTGTGACTTTGTGATCGAGGCGGTGTTCGAGGACACGGCAATCAAGGCCGAGGTCACGAAAAAGGTCGAAGCGGTGCTTGGCGCGGATACGATCTTCGGGTCGAACACGTCGACGCTGCCGATCAGCGCTCTAGCAAAGGCGTGGAGCAAGCCGGAAAACTTCATCGGCGTGCACTTCTTCTCGCCGGTCGAAAAGATGCCACTGGTCGAGATCATTGTTGGTGAGAAGACTGGACCGGACGCCATTGCCAAGGCGCTGGATTTTGTTGCGCAAATCAAGAAGACGCCAATTGTCGTCAATGACTCGCGGGGCTTCTACACCTCGCGCTGCTTTGGCACCTATGTGCAGGAAGGCGCGGAATTGCTGGCCGAGGGCGTCGGCGCCCCGCTGATCGAGAATGTCGGCAAGCAACTGGGTATGCCGGTCGGCCCCCTTGCCGTGTCGGACGAAGTGTCGATTGAACTGGGCTACAAGGTCATGTCTGCCGCGAAGAAGGAACTAGGCGACGCCTATGTTCACAGCGCCGCCGACGACGTGATGACGAAAATGGTCGAGATGGATCGCTTGGGCCGCAAAAACGGTAAAGGCTATTACGACTATCCTGAAGGCGGCAAGAAGGCATTGTGGCCGGGCCTGTCCGAGACATTCCCGCTGGCATCGGTGCAGCCCGCATCCGAAGATGTCCGCACCCGTCTGCTCTACCGGCAGCTGATCGAATGCGCGCGTTGCTTCGAGGAAGGCGTGCTGGAGACGCCGGAAGATGGCGATATTGGCGCGATCTTCGGTTGGGGCTTTTCGCCCTGGACCGGCGGCCCGTTCAGCCACATGGATACGGTCGGCATCAGGAAGGTTGTAGAAACGCTGGACGCCCTGACGGCCGCTCATGGGCAGCGTTTTGCACCGACCGCTCAGCTACGCGACATGGCTGCAAGCGGCGCGACCTTCTATCCAGCGGCTGCTCAAAAAGCGGCATAA
- a CDS encoding acetyl-CoA C-acetyltransferase, giving the protein MEAYIYDAVRTPRGRGKPDGSLHEITPMQLATQTLQALRDRTQIDTADVDDVILGCVTPVGEQGADIARVAVLNADYAETTAGVQVNRFCASGLEAVNMAAAKVATGEADFAIGGGVEHMSRVPMSSDGGAWAFDPAVAWHTYFAPQGIGADLIATKFGFSRTDVDAYAIESQKRAAQAWKEGRFGKSIVPVKDVIGQVALDHDEHMRPEADMQSLGSLKPAFAGLGEEMPGFDAVALFKYPELEKINHVHHAGNSSGICDGAAAILIGSKAMGEKYGLKPRARIKTTASIGSEPTIMLTGPEFIAGKLLKKAGMSKSDIDLWELNEAFASVVLRYMQALDLDPANVNVNGGAIAMGHPLGATGAMVLGIALDELERSGKGTALVNLCIGAGMGTGTIIERL; this is encoded by the coding sequence ATGGAAGCCTATATTTATGACGCCGTCCGCACCCCGCGCGGGCGCGGCAAGCCCGATGGGTCGTTGCACGAAATAACCCCGATGCAGTTGGCAACTCAGACATTGCAAGCCTTGCGCGACCGGACCCAGATCGACACCGCAGATGTGGATGATGTCATCCTGGGCTGCGTCACGCCGGTTGGAGAGCAAGGCGCGGACATCGCCCGCGTAGCAGTGCTGAATGCTGATTATGCCGAGACGACGGCGGGTGTGCAGGTCAATCGCTTCTGCGCATCGGGCCTTGAGGCCGTCAACATGGCCGCGGCCAAGGTTGCCACGGGCGAAGCCGACTTCGCCATCGGCGGCGGTGTCGAGCATATGAGCCGTGTGCCGATGAGTTCGGACGGCGGCGCGTGGGCATTCGATCCTGCAGTCGCCTGGCACACGTACTTCGCGCCGCAGGGAATTGGCGCGGACCTGATCGCCACGAAATTCGGCTTTTCCCGCACGGACGTCGATGCCTATGCCATCGAGAGCCAGAAGCGTGCCGCGCAAGCCTGGAAAGAAGGCCGGTTCGGCAAAAGCATCGTTCCGGTGAAGGACGTCATCGGCCAAGTCGCGCTTGACCATGACGAGCATATGCGCCCCGAGGCCGACATGCAGTCGCTCGGATCGCTTAAGCCCGCCTTTGCGGGTCTGGGTGAGGAGATGCCGGGCTTCGACGCCGTGGCATTGTTCAAGTATCCCGAACTGGAAAAGATCAACCACGTCCATCACGCGGGGAATAGCTCAGGGATTTGCGACGGCGCGGCAGCGATCCTGATTGGCAGCAAGGCGATGGGCGAGAAATATGGCCTTAAACCCCGTGCGCGGATCAAGACCACGGCCTCCATCGGCTCGGAACCAACGATCATGCTCACCGGCCCGGAATTTATAGCCGGGAAACTGCTCAAGAAGGCAGGCATGTCGAAGAGCGACATCGACCTTTGGGAGTTGAACGAAGCGTTCGCGAGCGTCGTGCTGCGCTACATGCAGGCGCTCGACCTCGATCCCGCCAATGTGAACGTGAATGGCGGCGCGATTGCCATGGGGCATCCGCTGGGCGCCACCGGCGCAATGGTTCTCGGCATCGCGCTCGATGAACTGGAGCGCTCCGGCAAGGGCACGGCGCTGGTCAACCTGTGCATCGGTGCGGGCATGGGCACCGGCACGATCATCGAACGCCTGTAA
- a CDS encoding cytochrome b/b6 domain-containing protein yields MQKYSRTAIILHWVIALALAFQVSLGWSLDALGSRGFALFQLHKSIGISILVLTLARVFVRLTKPRPAPAGGGWGGALAKIVHVGLYGFMILAPLTGWALVSTAKVKIPTLIFGTIPLPHLPLPIAANDVADRGHGLLALIGMALLALHVAGALRHHLLLRDGLIWRMVPGRSVAVMLALIALVPLGFAAGKLVARAGPASAANPAPKENAQEAPVKAAADNALVVTAASSDADNASVVENAIATVPAAAPPTWTVQPGGKLGFTVGNSGYSINGGFSRWTADIMMDPDRPETADIRVEVDLASASVGDPTQDAMLPGDEFFGVAAHPRAVFTAKGATATRANSYTAKGKLTLKGVTAPQSIKFTLKGTGLKRQVSGNASIARKTFDVGNGDSSGGLDSSVALDFSFAATGKQP; encoded by the coding sequence ATGCAGAAATACAGCCGTACCGCTATCATTCTGCATTGGGTGATAGCACTCGCGTTGGCTTTTCAGGTCTCCCTCGGCTGGTCACTTGATGCTTTAGGTTCGCGCGGCTTTGCGCTGTTTCAGCTTCACAAGTCGATCGGCATTTCTATCCTCGTGCTTACGTTGGCGCGCGTGTTCGTTCGCCTCACAAAGCCCCGTCCCGCGCCTGCCGGAGGAGGATGGGGTGGTGCGTTGGCCAAGATCGTGCACGTCGGGTTGTACGGCTTCATGATCCTTGCGCCGCTTACGGGTTGGGCGCTTGTTTCGACGGCAAAGGTGAAAATCCCGACCTTGATCTTCGGCACGATCCCGCTGCCGCATCTGCCCTTGCCGATCGCGGCCAACGATGTGGCGGACAGGGGGCATGGGCTGCTCGCGCTGATCGGCATGGCGTTGCTCGCGCTGCATGTAGCAGGGGCGCTCAGGCATCATCTGCTACTGCGAGATGGGCTGATCTGGCGCATGGTGCCGGGGCGATCCGTTGCTGTCATGCTGGCGCTGATCGCGCTGGTGCCCTTGGGCTTTGCTGCCGGAAAGCTCGTGGCGCGCGCCGGCCCCGCGTCCGCTGCTAACCCTGCTCCAAAAGAAAATGCGCAAGAAGCTCCGGTGAAGGCCGCAGCCGACAATGCCCTCGTGGTAACCGCGGCCTCGTCCGATGCAGATAATGCAAGCGTGGTGGAGAACGCGATCGCCACTGTTCCCGCTGCCGCTCCGCCGACATGGACCGTTCAGCCGGGCGGCAAGCTTGGGTTCACCGTAGGCAATAGCGGCTACAGCATCAACGGCGGTTTCTCTCGCTGGACGGCGGACATCATGATGGACCCTGACCGTCCGGAAACGGCCGACATCCGCGTTGAAGTCGATCTTGCCAGCGCCAGCGTCGGCGATCCGACACAGGATGCGATGCTGCCCGGCGATGAATTCTTCGGCGTCGCCGCACATCCGCGCGCCGTATTTACTGCGAAGGGCGCAACCGCCACGAGAGCGAACAGCTACACAGCGAAGGGCAAGCTGACCCTGAAGGGCGTAACCGCGCCGCAAAGCATCAAGTTCACCCTCAAGGGCACGGGCCTCAAGCGGCAAGTTTCGGGGAATGCGTCCATTGCACGCAAGACCTTCGACGTCGGCAATGGCGATAGCAGCGGCGGACTCGACTCCAGCGTCGCCCTCGATTTCAGCTTCGCCGCGACGGGCAAGCAGCCCTAA
- a CDS encoding nucleotidyltransferase family protein, with protein sequence MRPEQVAAVLLAAGNSTRFGEEDKLMADHGGKPLIVHALEAVASLPFKYHIAVVRRRELAPIIHRKLERRGYTLIVNDNPEEGLSGSIVRAAAYVSELRCNGLLMCLADMPNVPQSHYMRLCLAAEDIRSVVGSTDGFTPSPPAFFGRRHFEELQAVKGDQGARALISQSLLLETSSALLHDVDTPDDLRR encoded by the coding sequence ATGCGCCCCGAACAGGTAGCCGCCGTATTGCTGGCGGCCGGAAACAGCACGCGGTTTGGCGAAGAAGACAAGCTGATGGCCGATCATGGCGGCAAGCCGCTGATCGTGCATGCGCTGGAGGCCGTAGCATCGCTGCCGTTCAAATATCACATCGCGGTCGTGCGCAGGCGGGAACTCGCGCCCATCATCCACCGCAAGCTGGAGCGGCGGGGCTACACACTGATCGTCAACGACAATCCGGAGGAAGGACTGTCGGGCAGCATCGTGCGAGCGGCGGCCTATGTCTCCGAACTGCGGTGCAACGGCCTGCTGATGTGCCTTGCCGACATGCCCAACGTGCCGCAGAGCCATTATATGCGCCTGTGTCTTGCGGCCGAGGATATCCGCTCGGTTGTGGGTAGCACGGACGGGTTCACCCCCTCCCCGCCCGCGTTTTTCGGAAGGCGGCATTTCGAGGAACTGCAAGCAGTAAAGGGCGATCAGGGCGCGCGGGCGCTTATCAGCCAGAGCCTGCTGCTCGAAACCAGCAGCGCGTTGCTGCATGACGTCGATACGCCCGATGACTTGCGGCGTTAG
- a CDS encoding XdhC family protein: MDDISSIITKAQAWMPARMAIATVVQTWGSAPRPRGSHMLVHEDGRFEGSVSGGCVENAILASAESVIASGRSELHNFGVSDGDAWEAGLPCGGEIAVLVQPVAKDGFDPTLFDEVAAARERGETLAISTDTQSGRSVAGEMSGWFVNRYRPPRRLIIIGAVQIAQGLSGLARELGIDVTIVDPRGRFLTRERFPEAVLDDRWPDEAVAALRPDPATAVVTLSHDPKIDDPALSAALRASTGYIAALGSRKSHAARRERLAAEGFSATDLDRIDGPAGIDIGALGPNEIALSIAAGMIQTFNRVEARMMEAA, translated from the coding sequence ATGGACGATATCAGCAGTATAATAACCAAAGCGCAGGCATGGATGCCCGCGCGAATGGCCATAGCAACCGTTGTCCAGACCTGGGGTTCGGCCCCCCGCCCGCGTGGATCGCATATGTTGGTGCATGAGGATGGGCGCTTTGAAGGATCGGTTTCGGGGGGATGCGTGGAGAACGCGATTCTGGCGAGCGCGGAAAGCGTGATCGCGTCCGGAAGGTCGGAACTACATAATTTTGGCGTCAGTGACGGCGACGCGTGGGAAGCGGGCCTCCCTTGTGGGGGCGAGATCGCAGTTCTGGTGCAGCCGGTGGCGAAGGACGGCTTCGATCCCACCTTGTTCGACGAGGTTGCAGCAGCGCGCGAACGCGGCGAGACGCTGGCGATCTCCACCGATACGCAGAGCGGCAGGAGCGTGGCGGGCGAAATGTCGGGGTGGTTCGTCAATCGCTACCGCCCGCCGCGGCGGCTCATCATCATCGGCGCGGTGCAGATCGCGCAAGGTCTCAGCGGCCTCGCCCGTGAGCTTGGTATAGACGTGACGATCGTGGACCCGCGCGGGCGTTTCCTGACGCGCGAACGCTTTCCCGAAGCTGTGCTGGACGACCGCTGGCCCGACGAGGCCGTCGCGGCACTCCGCCCCGATCCTGCAACGGCGGTGGTGACGCTGAGCCACGATCCGAAGATCGATGACCCCGCACTAAGTGCCGCACTACGAGCATCGACCGGCTACATCGCGGCGCTGGGATCGCGCAAGAGCCACGCGGCGCGGCGCGAGCGCCTCGCGGCGGAGGGCTTTTCCGCTACCGACCTGGACCGGATCGATGGTCCTGCAGGCATCGACATAGGCGCGCTTGGCCCGAATGAGATCGCGCTCTCCATCGCGGCGGGCATGATCCAGACATTCAACCGGGTCGAAGCCCGCATGATGGAAGCCGCCTGA
- the folE gene encoding GTP cyclohydrolase I FolE, giving the protein MSTEHDDGGAELVRPKKAEVPENVQEAIRTLIRWSGDDPEREGLIETPQRVARAWKEYCEGYKDDPAYHLSRIFHEVGGYDEIVLLKDIPFQSHCEHHMAPIVGKAHIAYLPDQWVVGISKLARVLNAFSRRLQVQERMTAEIADCIWDNLKPLGVAVVIEGSHGCMSGRGVRTHGVSMTTSRMMGVFRDDEKSRKEVLKLMGV; this is encoded by the coding sequence GTGAGCACTGAGCATGATGATGGCGGAGCGGAGCTGGTCCGCCCGAAGAAGGCCGAAGTACCCGAAAACGTTCAGGAAGCTATTCGCACCTTGATCCGCTGGTCGGGCGATGATCCGGAGCGTGAGGGCCTGATCGAGACGCCGCAACGCGTCGCGCGCGCTTGGAAGGAATATTGCGAGGGGTATAAGGACGATCCGGCCTATCATCTCAGCCGCATCTTCCACGAAGTCGGCGGCTATGACGAGATCGTGCTGCTCAAGGACATTCCGTTCCAGTCGCATTGCGAGCACCATATGGCGCCGATCGTGGGGAAGGCGCATATCGCCTATCTGCCCGACCAGTGGGTCGTCGGCATCTCGAAGCTCGCGCGCGTGCTGAACGCTTTTTCCCGCCGCCTTCAGGTGCAGGAACGCATGACGGCGGAGATCGCAGACTGCATTTGGGATAATCTGAAGCCATTGGGCGTTGCCGTCGTTATCGAGGGAAGTCATGGTTGTATGTCGGGTCGGGGCGTGCGCACGCATGGCGTGTCGATGACCACCAGCCGCATGATGGGCGTGTTCCGCGATGACGAGAAGAGCCGCAAGGAAGTCCTCAAACTGATGGGCGTATGA
- a CDS encoding SDR family oxidoreductase → MSEIDEGTDGVETVAFRSLSRPADDAAVREATGPLPLSAKRLALVTGGHRRLGGAISKMLAEAGYALAIHGSHDVRLDSALALALEAHATEWEGFVADFADPEAAEELVANVAAKFGRPPDLLVNSAAIFGQDRLENVSADDLARHYAVNCAAPVLLTKAFATVPAGQTDRCIVNILDQRIDHPHGDQLAYTLSKMALAGLTQLSARELAPRIRVNAVAPGLTIATPDYTDEQMEQLAGVMPLARLPQATQIAEAVAYLASATAITGQVLYIDGGAHMQSYRRDFMHL, encoded by the coding sequence ATGAGCGAAATTGACGAAGGCACCGACGGCGTGGAAACGGTAGCTTTTCGCTCGCTGTCCCGGCCAGCGGACGATGCGGCGGTGCGTGAGGCCACGGGGCCGCTGCCTTTGTCGGCCAAGCGCCTTGCTCTCGTCACTGGCGGCCATCGGCGGCTTGGCGGGGCGATCAGCAAGATGCTGGCGGAGGCAGGCTATGCGCTGGCGATCCACGGCAGCCATGATGTCCGGCTGGATTCGGCGCTGGCGCTTGCTCTTGAGGCCCACGCCACTGAATGGGAAGGCTTCGTCGCCGATTTCGCGGACCCCGAAGCCGCCGAGGAGCTGGTCGCCAATGTCGCGGCGAAGTTCGGAAGGCCGCCCGATCTGCTGGTGAACAGCGCCGCGATCTTCGGGCAGGACCGTCTGGAGAATGTGTCGGCGGACGATCTGGCACGGCATTATGCGGTGAATTGCGCCGCCCCGGTTCTGCTGACGAAGGCGTTCGCCACGGTGCCTGCCGGGCAAACCGACCGCTGCATCGTCAACATCCTGGATCAGCGGATCGACCATCCGCATGGGGATCAGCTTGCCTACACCCTGTCCAAGATGGCGCTGGCGGGGTTGACGCAATTAAGCGCGCGGGAACTCGCCCCCCGGATACGCGTCAATGCCGTCGCGCCGGGCCTTACCATAGCGACACCCGATTATACCGATGAACAGATGGAGCAACTGGCGGGGGTCATGCCGCTGGCACGCCTTCCGCAAGCGACTCAGATCGCCGAAGCCGTCGCCTATCTTGCATCAGCCACAGCGATAACGGGGCAAGTGCTGTATATCGACGGCGGCGCCCATATGCAGAGCTACCGCCGCGACTTCATGCACCTTTAG